Genomic window (Oryzias latipes chromosome 17, ASM223467v1):
ATCCAAATGAGATATGTGGAatgtttaaagggcctataccatacaaaatcaacttttctatgatgttcattcctcactataaacaaccccaaagcggtatttctgatccattcatgcatctgagtttttctctaaaaacctgctctctgagcaccagcccctccaaaCCCATGAAAATGAGCGGTTCCttacattgtgacatcacaaacggaggaaccgccccttccaggaagagtctgtcctgccagctccgccccccgGCCTAatacacacccactttctccatggagctagcggtgatcggctaaacgctttcagTTTATGTGTacaatctgcacatccatctttgcaaaagttcggacgttgtttgttttcgtgggagaaccacagacacgctgccgaggccgactctacgttgaggtcatgaaatgggcggcacctaCATGgtgcgaaaggcggagcctcagagatcgagttgtcttacttccagTTAGGGAAAtgaactgcaaaaataactcatacATCATAAAACAaatggttctttagtgtgccaaaggtaatatatgatcataaatatggatatagtttactttgaaaggcttaaggaagcatgatataggccctttaatctTTCTAATCGGTTTCTGAGTATTCTAAAGACGTGTGGACACTGGCGGATGTGGTGTGGCGGTGTGCTTCACTTGTTCTTGTTGTCCAGCCCGCTCTCGGCTCTCAGGGCCTGACTGCTGGCGGTGATGAAGCTGATCCAATGTTTCAGCTCCTCTGGAAACTCGGGGCACTCGATCTGcgcacaaagacaaaaaacggTTTCTCAGTTAAAGACGCACTCCACCAGTTTTggagctattttaaaaatgtttttgttttttactgtgatGAAGCCGTTTTtagactaaaacaaaaaacctgtgtcgttttcttggaaCGTAATTTCTGCATTAGTTCGTTTGAAAGTCCCCTTTGATTTTGGGCGGGACCCTTGGCGCAGAGAGACTCTCCCTtctcttcccatcatccaacatttgagctttctgtttacacgctcccctgctagcttacagcccctcagaacTCCTAGCTAACATTTACGATGCAACAATTttagctatccagtcgtacagtttagatccagattccacctcaggcgaggaaaacaaagacattaatggatctatttgtctgcaggtggatgcatcagaacggggCGGAGCCTGGGActcgtggccccgcccagcgtattttctatatcgcaaatacaatatttttcaaactgcattatttcatctgttcctgacaTTTGAATAcagaattactcagaaatgcttttattaagcttaattttctttataaatatcctagaacatgttaaaaactaaaaacaacattttcatcagagtgggactttacaaagttattttaattaacGCAAATACAACAAATAGATGTTCGTATGACTcacaaaacaaactattttGGGAATCTCAATGAAAAGATCTCCATATTGTTTATGAATAGCAGACAATTATTTGTCAGAAAACTACTTTGTAAAGCCAAAAACTGTAATACTATTTCAAAAGGAAATTCAGTGAGGTTTTTTTAATAGAGTttcaagtaaaagaaaaaactatatatatttttttctaattgaacTTGAAGATTTGTTCCCCAATACTGCAAACACAACTGACCTTTGCTTGGCAGACAAACTCAATGATCCTCTCTGGGCTGCAGCGCACCACATTCTGCCTGCAAAGCATGACCGCTGACACAAAGCCATCCTTCTTGGACACGAAACGCTGCTCCAGGTAAAACGCTTTCTCATCCCATCCCAGCACTTTGGTCCGAATCTCAAAAGGCTCTCTAAAATCCAAAGAGCGCCGGTACCGGATGGTGGAGGCCCCCACCACCATTCTGGCCCCCAGCTTGCACGAGGCCATGAACAGCCCGTTTCTCATGTAGTGGTGGAAGCGAGCAAAGTCACATTCCCTTAAATATCTGGAGTTGTTCATGTGGCCCAAGTAGTCCAGGTCGTGCAGGAGGACCATGCCATCGAAGCGCTGCTCGGCTAGAATGTCCCTGATTCTGGGCTGGAACCAGGCCTGGAAAAACACCAGGGCCCCCCGCAGGAAGTACCACACATCTAGGTTGCAGAAGAGCAACAGGAGGGCGCtcagcaccagcagcagcagcatcgcTCTGGAACAGACATGCAAAGCGATAAATGAACACTTCCCAGCCTTATACACACATATCTACATGTCATAACACCATACACACACGAGCTTTTGTCAGGCTGTTGACTATTTCTTtcacaaagagaagaaccacacaggaaatGAGAAATTCTattagacttctgcagaaggagaagccCGTCTGTCACAGCGCAAACTGCAACAGAGGAGTTCtgtcttcctgtttttattgtagGCTGGGCTTGATTACACGAAAGTGGGTCATTCAATTGGGCAGAACAGGAACATCATGTCTGGTAAAATCACCACTTTGcacatcagtgtttttctcaCTGAAAGACAGAACTGAGACACAATCCTTTTAGGGTGAGAACAGCGTGGGATCAAATGATAACTCAACACTTTCAGCACAGCTGCTCCTCTTTTGAGGAATCAACCGGATGGAGTCTGACTCTAGTGGACTAGGAAGTGGACTAGGCTTACAGCTGAGGTCAGTCTGGGTGACCCAGAGCCACGTCTTTAATGATGCTGCTATTTAAGCTGCTGGGGGGTCATTTTAGGATCGTCTTCCTCACTGTACATCAGTTCTCCGTCTTTCACTCCTCGTGTTGTTACGACTCTGAAGTTGGCTTCCTGTTCACAGCTTCTGGactgctggacctggactgctcaaatcAGGATTCAGTTTTGCATCATATAGTAAAGAATAAATTAAACACAGCCTCTGATTTGTTAAAATTACAAATAGAATGATTTTATGTAGTTGATGCATTTAAAATTATAGATATACTTTTTGTGCTTCAGTCTGCCCATTGTGGGGTGAGCTGTATTGTAGGCAGACGACACAAATTCACAATATGGGAGGCAACAGAAGTTCcaaacaacaaatatttattttttaatcctggtttgagcagtccaggggggtattcTAGAAGGCaggtttaaactagcctgactttaatcctgaactctggctgaaatccacctgaatttgcttactctgggtatgtcggttccaacagACCGGACATGAGTTGGCGTatttacgctcgacttggtaaccctgggttaatgcgggtgcacagcaagtacataccaatgtcaccatggaaacgagtggagaacaaaagagagcgctatacttcagtgagacggagtctgagattttattgacggcgtatgaagattatacgcccatcaaaaaagtaatatggctgcatcatcaaaagaaagagtttctgcttggagaaaaagaacggacaaagtaaacgcacaaatttctgatcttattttcattgtgacgcatatatatatttaacttatccaattttgccaacttaaatgaaatacttctattggtaacaagtaattgagttaaatttattcaacttaatttcttacgtctataaaacttcattagtgtttatacaactcaaatttacatatttttctaactaaatgtcattactccaattcaattaatctttttttcatcttaattaattataattcttgaactctcaaatgtctaagtttgagctggcagatattctcatttttataacaatgaaaAGGAAGAAACAATATTCACAGAAGATTCACATTCATTTACCAGTTTTGTCATTACATCACTTgacagtaggggtgctatataaactcatcatcttctccctccctccctctcactcatggtgcagagacttaagcatagtaggaAAAAATTActcggtaaaacacagtaaaacagctaaacgactaaacacatttggtcaaaaacccacacttaaacccaaatccgtccagacacgcaaagggaatggtatcccacaatcccttgcggtgccgatctaacagcagcaccaaagttacacctacttaattgaattaatttgaatgaaagtaaaataactgtctgaaaactatgtgttattttttaagctgacttaactaaaaaaatgatttatcttaactgaagcaaataattaagttagatcaaagtaaaagagtttatttttccaacatccatacgtggtcttatcaccctctcatggtggaaaaagtattatctgagcttcttcatccactaaatcatcttcaaatggacacgccatgctgcttcacctctctgaaaacaaactaaccttcaactaaacctgctccaaaccaggttatgttcagagcatgagttgctaaggcaacttgacctaccctgagacatacctccatttctggaaccgaaagcttaGGTTAttaacttccttagcctcaaacttaccaaGGGAGCTAGCctaaacctgctttctggaataccccccaggtccagcggttttttaATAGGACCCGGTCTGatgtggactcagtgcgtaaaatgcgatgaACTGAtccaatttcacattttcagatGGTGTCACTAATCAGAGGCTGCAtttaatgtattctttactatctaaatcataatttaatccTGGTTTGAGCAGTAAGTCTTGTggttttgaacaggacctggtcctAGGTGGTCTTAGTGTGAAAAATGCAGTGGGATGGACCTTTGGCGCCCTCgccaatcagaagctgtgaacaGGAAGCCCACTTTAGTGTCGACATGTTGTTTTAACAGATACTAATGTGCATATGTCTTGTGTAATAACTGCTATTTTCTGTCTCTTTCCTGTCCTCAGACCCATAAACAGTCATGGGTGAGTCATGagtctgtttctgctgcagcttttcctcattttctaacattttagAAGAAATTTTGTGATGTAACATCTTTGTAGTTtgagctattttttttaaatacattaaagGATATTTGCCTTTATTGAAATCAGGTTGATTTAAAACCTACAAATCTAATTAATGAAGTCAATATTTTTAGCTTTCTCTGCAGGTCTGGTTAAATTTGAGCTTTATTAATACACTAAATGTAATGTTGGAAGAAGGCCTGCGCTTTGACCTTAGCTATGACACAGCAGTTTTATTTAAGAATCGTTCTCCGTCATTTCTGACTATTAGATCCAGCGTTAAGCCCGTTATGAGCCCTTCAACCTTGAGAGGACTGGGAGGCCAAAGCCGGCCCGCACAGATG
Coding sequences:
- the LOC101162713 gene encoding protein THEM6 codes for the protein MLLLLVLSALLLLFCNLDVWYFLRGALVFFQAWFQPRIRDILAEQRFDGMVLLHDLDYLGHMNNSRYLRECDFARFHHYMRNGLFMASCKLGARMVVGASTIRYRRSLDFREPFEIRTKVLGWDEKAFYLEQRFVSKKDGFVSAVMLCRQNVVRCSPERIIEFVCQAKIECPEFPEELKHWISFITASSQALRAESGLDNKNK